A single region of the Eleginops maclovinus isolate JMC-PN-2008 ecotype Puerto Natales chromosome 4, JC_Emac_rtc_rv5, whole genome shotgun sequence genome encodes:
- the ercc3 gene encoding general transcription and DNA repair factor IIH helicase subunit XPB gives MGRKDKGDRDKKSKKRFYEEEDDEEEAGGSESHEAIPAAAGKQVDESSTKLDEYGAKDYRVQMMLKNDNTSRPLWVAPDGHIFLEAFSPVYKYAQDFMVAIAEPVCRPNHIHEYKLTAYSLYAAVSVGLQTSDIVEYMQKLSKTSVPEGIVQFIKLCTVSYGKVKLVLKHNRYFVESAFPDVIQRLLQDNVIRECRLRTADGADTELITEVIRSKSAISKSIEEKGDPSTSQQPSDGPTAAQQVPEDIFSYYEQMDKEEEEEEETQTVSFEIRQEMIEELQKRCIQLEYPLLAEYDFRNDTVNPDINIDLKPTAVLRPYQEKSLRKMFGNGRARSGVIVLPCGAGKSLVGVTAACTVRKRCLVLGNSSVSVEQWKAQFKMWSTIDDSQICRFTSDAKDKPIGCSVAISTYSMLGHTTKRSWEAERVMEWMRSQEWGLIILDEVHTIPARMFRRVLTIVQAHCKMGLTATLVREDDKIVDLNFLIGPKLFEANWMELQNNGYIAKVQCAEVWCPMSPEFYREYVAIKTKKRILFYTMNPNKFRACQFLIQFHERRNDKIIVFADNVFALKEYAIRLNKPYIYGPTSQGERMQILQNFKHNPKINTIFISKVGDTSFDLPEANVLIQISSHGGSRRQEAQRLGRVLRAKKGMVAEEYNAYFYSLVSQDTQEMAYSTKRQRFLVDQGYSFKVITKLAGMEQEDLMFSSREEQQQLLQKVLAASDLDAEEEVVAGELGGRPQFSRRTGTMSSMSGADDTVYMEYQGRGSKSLLGKNIHPLFKRFRK, from the exons atgggtAGAAAGGATAAAGGAGATCGGG ACAAGAAGTCCAAAAAGCGCTTCtatgaggaggaagatgatgaagaagaggcAGGGGGCAGTGAGTCTCATGAGGCCattcctgctgctgcagggaaACAAGTGGATGAGTCCAGTACAAAACTTGATGAATATGGAGCCAAAGATTACCGTGTTCAGATGATGCTGAAGAACGATAACACTTCACGCCCCCTTTGGGTG GCTCCAGATGGACACATCTTTCTTGAAGCATTCTCACCAGTGTACAAGTATGCACAAGATTTCATGGTGGCAATTGCAGAACCAGTCTGCAGGCCTAATCATATCCATGAGTACAAGCTGACAGCCTATTCTCTGTATGCAGCGGTCAGTGTGGGGTTGCAGACCTCTGATATTGTGGAATACATGCAGAAACTCAGCAAGACGTCTGTACCTGAAGGCATCGTACAGTTCATTAAG ctctgcactgtgagctaCGGAAAAGTCAAGCTAGTTCTCAAGCACAATAG GTATTTTGTTGAGAGTGCCTTCCCTGATGTGATCCAGCGGCTTCTGCAGGACAATGTGATCCGTGAATGTCGTCTCCGCACTGCAGATGGAGCAGACACCGAGCTTATAACTGAAGTTATTCGCAGCAAGTCAGCA ATTTCCAAGTCTATTGAGGAAAAGGGGGATCCGTCGACCTCACAGCAACCCAGCGATGGACCAACTGCTGCCCAGCAGGTGCCTGAAGACATCTTTAGCTACTATGAGCAAATGgataaagaagaagaggaggaggaagagactcAGACTGTGTCTTTTGAGATTCGCCAG GAGATGATTGAAGAGCTGCAGAAGCGTTGCATTCAGCTAGAATACCCTCTCCTAGCAGAGTACGACTTTCGCAATGATACAGTCAACCCTGACATAAACATAGACCTGAAGCCCACTGCTGTGTTGAGGCCCTACCAGGAGAAGAGTCTGCGCAAGATGTTTGGGAATGGACGAGCTCGCTCTGGGGTCATCGTGCTCCCCTGCG GAGCGGGAAAATCTCTCGTGGGCGTGACCGCAGCGTGCACGGTGCGTAAACGCTGCCTGGTGTTGGGGAACTCCTCAGTGTCAGTTGAACAGTGGAAAGCTCAGTTCAAGATGTGGTCCACCATCGATGACTCTCAGATCTGCCGCTTCACTTCTGATGCCAAGGACAAACCAATCGGCTGCTCAGTGGCCATCAGCACCTACTCTATGCTGGGTCACACCACCAAGCGCTCCTGGGAGGCGGAGAGAGTCATGGAGTGGATGCGGAGCCAGGAGTGGGGCCTCATTATCCTCGATGAGGTGCACACCATCCCTG CCAGGATGTTCCGCCGTGTTCTGACCATTGTCCAGGCACATTGCAAAATGGGGCTCACTGCCACATTGGTCAGGGAAGATGACAAGATTGTGGATCTGAACTTCCTTATTGGGCCTAAACTGTTTGAGGCCAACTGGATGGAGTTACAGAACAATGGCTACATTGCCAAAGTCCAGTGTGCAGAG GTGTGGTGCCCAATGTCTCCAGAGTTTTACAGAGAGTATGTGGCCATCAAGACAAAGAAGCGCATCCTGTTTTATACGATGAACCCCAATAAGTTCCGCGCTTGCCAGTTTCTCATCCAATTCCACGAGCGGCGCAACGATAAGATCATTGTCTTTGCTGACAACGTGTTTGCCTTGAAGGAGTACGCTATCCGCCTCAACAA GCCCTACATCTATGGCCCAACCTCGCAGGGGGAACGAATGCAGATTTTACAGAACTTCAAACACAACCCCAAGATAAACACCATATTCATCTCAAAG GTTGGAGACACTTCATTTGACTTGCCCGAAGCCAATGTTCTGATCCAGATCTCATCTCATGGTGGATCACGCAGACAGGAGGCACAGAGGCTTGGCAGAGTCTTGAGGGCTAAGAAAG GAATGGTAGCAGAGGAGTACAATGCATACTTCTACTCACTAGTGTCCCAGGACACCCAGGAGATGGCGTATTCCACCAAGAGGCAGAGGTTCCTGGTGGACCAAGGTTACAGCTTTAAG GTGATCACAAAGCTAGCAGGTATGGAGCAGGAGGACTTAATGTTCTCCTCAAGAGAGGAGCAACAGCAGCTTCTTCAGAAGGTCCTCGCTGCCTCCGACCTGGATGCTGAAGAAGAGGTGGTGGCCGGGGAGCTGGGAGGACGACCCCAG TTCTCAAGGCGAACTGGCACCATGAGCTCCATGTCGGGTGCAGATGACACCGTCTACATGGAATATCAGGGTCGAGGCAGCAAATCCTTATTAGGAAAAAACATTCATCCACTGTTCAAGCGCTTCAGAAAGTAG
- the gpalpp1 gene encoding GPALPP motifs-containing protein 1 isoform X1, producing MSSDKPIGPALPPMFRNGENDEDSDSDEGFSGPALPPGYKRGEPSSSSEDSDQEVVFKRAKTSHTAAQSSAENRVENTKVQEPDDDGFFGPALPPGFRKQQSSPVRPPVLGPALPPGFRRAAYENNDDDNEEEEDFPGPALPPGYQPDSSSSEGEDDVIGPMPHKGPVEDSVALDFERRARKMKEKLTGDDTPEVLARETWMTELPPELQHIGLGARTFKKKSGPENKDRSMWTDTPEDRERKMRERIEGKRKGEEEKVVATQICPKDVKMAEKVAKHNETKRAESLVSMHTKTMKEKAKKKVDAPVERRAFDREEDLQVNRFDEAQKQRLLKKSQELNTRFSHSRDRMFL from the exons ATGTCGTCTGATAAACCAATTGGACCTGCTTTGCCCCCGAtgttcagaaacggggagaaCGACGAGGATTCTGATAGTGATGAAGGAT TCTCCGGCCCAGCTCTGCCACCGGGCTATAAACGGGGAGAGCCGTCGAGCTCCTCGGAGGACAGTGACCAGGAGGTGGTGTTCAAGAGGGCCAAAACAAGTCACACAGCTGCACAAAGTTCTGCAGAA AACAGGGTGGAGAACACAAAGGTACAAGAACCAGACGATGATGGTTTCTTTGGACCGGCCCTACCTCCAGGATTCAGGAAACAACAGAGTTCACCAGTAAG GCCACCTGTGCTGGGACCAGCTTTACCTCCTGGGTTTCGCAGAGCAGCATATGAAAACAATGATGACGAtaatgaagaagaggaggatttCCCAGGGCCTGCCCTACCCCCTGGCTACCAGCCTGATTCCTCCAGCAGCGAGGGAGAAGATGATGTTATTGGACCCATGCCACACAAAGGGCCTGTTGAAGACTCTGTTGCTCTGGACTTTGAGCGCAGAGCTCGAAAGATGAAAGAAAAGCTGACAGGAGAT GACACTCCTGAGGTGCTGGCCAGAGAAACATGGATGACAGAGCTCCCACCGGAACTGCAGCACATTGGTTTGGGAGCTCGAACCTTCAAGAAGAAGTCTGGCCCAGAGAACAAAGATCGCTCCATGTGGACAGATACACCAGAAGATAGGGAGCGCAAGATGAGG GAACGCATTGAGGGAAAGAGGAAGGGTGAGGAAGAGAAGGTTGTTGCCACACAAATCTGCCCTAAGGATGTTAAAATGGCAGAAAAAGTGGCAAAACATAAT GAGACTAAACGCGCAGAGTCTCTGGTGAGTATGCATACAAAGACGATGAAggaaaaagcaaagaagaaggTTGACGCCCCAGTGGAGAGGAGAGCATTTGATCGAGAGGAAGACCTGCAGGTTAATCGCTTTGATGAAGCGCAGAAACAGCGGCTGCTGAAAAAATCTCAGGAACTTAACACACGATTTTCACACAGCAGGGACCGAATGTTCCTTTAA
- the gpalpp1 gene encoding GPALPP motifs-containing protein 1 isoform X2, translated as MSSDKPIGPALPPMFRNGENDEDSDSDEGFSGPALPPGYKRGEPSSSSEDSDQEVVFKRAKTSHTAAQSSAEKVENTKVQEPDDDGFFGPALPPGFRKQQSSPVRPPVLGPALPPGFRRAAYENNDDDNEEEEDFPGPALPPGYQPDSSSSEGEDDVIGPMPHKGPVEDSVALDFERRARKMKEKLTGDDTPEVLARETWMTELPPELQHIGLGARTFKKKSGPENKDRSMWTDTPEDRERKMRERIEGKRKGEEEKVVATQICPKDVKMAEKVAKHNETKRAESLVSMHTKTMKEKAKKKVDAPVERRAFDREEDLQVNRFDEAQKQRLLKKSQELNTRFSHSRDRMFL; from the exons ATGTCGTCTGATAAACCAATTGGACCTGCTTTGCCCCCGAtgttcagaaacggggagaaCGACGAGGATTCTGATAGTGATGAAGGAT TCTCCGGCCCAGCTCTGCCACCGGGCTATAAACGGGGAGAGCCGTCGAGCTCCTCGGAGGACAGTGACCAGGAGGTGGTGTTCAAGAGGGCCAAAACAAGTCACACAGCTGCACAAAGTTCTGCAGAAAA GGTGGAGAACACAAAGGTACAAGAACCAGACGATGATGGTTTCTTTGGACCGGCCCTACCTCCAGGATTCAGGAAACAACAGAGTTCACCAGTAAG GCCACCTGTGCTGGGACCAGCTTTACCTCCTGGGTTTCGCAGAGCAGCATATGAAAACAATGATGACGAtaatgaagaagaggaggatttCCCAGGGCCTGCCCTACCCCCTGGCTACCAGCCTGATTCCTCCAGCAGCGAGGGAGAAGATGATGTTATTGGACCCATGCCACACAAAGGGCCTGTTGAAGACTCTGTTGCTCTGGACTTTGAGCGCAGAGCTCGAAAGATGAAAGAAAAGCTGACAGGAGAT GACACTCCTGAGGTGCTGGCCAGAGAAACATGGATGACAGAGCTCCCACCGGAACTGCAGCACATTGGTTTGGGAGCTCGAACCTTCAAGAAGAAGTCTGGCCCAGAGAACAAAGATCGCTCCATGTGGACAGATACACCAGAAGATAGGGAGCGCAAGATGAGG GAACGCATTGAGGGAAAGAGGAAGGGTGAGGAAGAGAAGGTTGTTGCCACACAAATCTGCCCTAAGGATGTTAAAATGGCAGAAAAAGTGGCAAAACATAAT GAGACTAAACGCGCAGAGTCTCTGGTGAGTATGCATACAAAGACGATGAAggaaaaagcaaagaagaaggTTGACGCCCCAGTGGAGAGGAGAGCATTTGATCGAGAGGAAGACCTGCAGGTTAATCGCTTTGATGAAGCGCAGAAACAGCGGCTGCTGAAAAAATCTCAGGAACTTAACACACGATTTTCACACAGCAGGGACCGAATGTTCCTTTAA
- the gtf2f2a gene encoding general transcription factor IIF subunit 2 isoform X1 translates to MSEKGEVDLTGAKQNTGVWLVKVPKYLSQQWAKATGRGDVGKLRICKKGNQGKAEVSFTLNEELTVIDGIEDKTVSAPRDHPFTMQSVGGQTLAVFTENSSDRPLPITSADLGQSEERSDGSSSVSGAGAGPDKIALEGVVVQRAECRPAVSESYMRLKRLQIEELAKPVRLSQQLDKAVTSNYKPVSNHTYNLEYDRKKKEEGKRARVDKQQVLDMLFSAFEKHQYYNIKDLVDITKQPVIYLKEILRDIGIYNVKGTHKNTWELKPEYRHYQGDEKTDE, encoded by the exons atgtcgGAGAAAGGAGAAGTGGATTTAACTGGTGCCAAGCAGAACACGGGCGTGTGGCTTGTAAAG GTACCCAAGTACCTCTCTCAGCAATGGGCAAAAGCGACCGGCAGAGGGGATGTGGGGAAACTGCGAATCTGCAA gaaaggaaaccaAGGAAAAGCAGAG GTGTCCTTCACTTTAAATGAAGAGCTAACTGTGATCGATGGTATAGAAGATAAGACGGTGTCTGCACCTCGCGATCATCCGTTCACCATGCAGTCAGTGGGAGGCCAGACGCTGGCGGTCTTCACAGAGAATTCCTCAG ACCGTCCATTGCCAATCACCTCAGCAGATTTGG GCCAGTCAGAAGAAAGATCTGATGGCAGCAGCTCAGTTTCGGGGGCGGGGGCAGGTCCAG ATAAAATAGCCTTAGAGGGAGTGGTTGTGCAGAGAGCGGAGTGCAGACCTGCTGTGAGTGAAAGCTATATGAGGCTGAAGAG GTTACAAATTGAAGAGTTGGCCAAGCCAGTCAGGCTGTCCCAGCAGTTGGATAAAGCGGTCACCAGCAACTACAAACCTGTGTCCAACCATACCTACAAT CTTGAGTATGATCGGAAAAAGAAGGAGGAAGGCAAGAGGGCAAGAGTGGACAAACAGCAGGTGTTGGACAtgctgttttctgcttttgaaAAGCACCAGTACTACAACATCAAAGACCTAGTGGATATCACCAAACAGCCTGTG ATCTACTTGAAGGAAATCTTGCGTGACATTGGCATTTACAATGTGAAAGGAACACACAAGAATACCTGGGAGCTCAAACCAGAATACCGACATTACCAAGGCGATGAAAAGACTGACGAATAG
- the gtf2f2a gene encoding general transcription factor IIF subunit 2 isoform X2, with product MSEKGEVDLTGAKQNTGVWLVKVPKYLSQQWAKATGRGDVGKLRICKKGNQGKAEVSFTLNEELTVIDGIEDKTVSAPRDHPFTMQSVGGQTLAVFTENSSGQSEERSDGSSSVSGAGAGPDKIALEGVVVQRAECRPAVSESYMRLKRLQIEELAKPVRLSQQLDKAVTSNYKPVSNHTYNLEYDRKKKEEGKRARVDKQQVLDMLFSAFEKHQYYNIKDLVDITKQPVIYLKEILRDIGIYNVKGTHKNTWELKPEYRHYQGDEKTDE from the exons atgtcgGAGAAAGGAGAAGTGGATTTAACTGGTGCCAAGCAGAACACGGGCGTGTGGCTTGTAAAG GTACCCAAGTACCTCTCTCAGCAATGGGCAAAAGCGACCGGCAGAGGGGATGTGGGGAAACTGCGAATCTGCAA gaaaggaaaccaAGGAAAAGCAGAG GTGTCCTTCACTTTAAATGAAGAGCTAACTGTGATCGATGGTATAGAAGATAAGACGGTGTCTGCACCTCGCGATCATCCGTTCACCATGCAGTCAGTGGGAGGCCAGACGCTGGCGGTCTTCACAGAGAATTCCTCAG GCCAGTCAGAAGAAAGATCTGATGGCAGCAGCTCAGTTTCGGGGGCGGGGGCAGGTCCAG ATAAAATAGCCTTAGAGGGAGTGGTTGTGCAGAGAGCGGAGTGCAGACCTGCTGTGAGTGAAAGCTATATGAGGCTGAAGAG GTTACAAATTGAAGAGTTGGCCAAGCCAGTCAGGCTGTCCCAGCAGTTGGATAAAGCGGTCACCAGCAACTACAAACCTGTGTCCAACCATACCTACAAT CTTGAGTATGATCGGAAAAAGAAGGAGGAAGGCAAGAGGGCAAGAGTGGACAAACAGCAGGTGTTGGACAtgctgttttctgcttttgaaAAGCACCAGTACTACAACATCAAAGACCTAGTGGATATCACCAAACAGCCTGTG ATCTACTTGAAGGAAATCTTGCGTGACATTGGCATTTACAATGTGAAAGGAACACACAAGAATACCTGGGAGCTCAAACCAGAATACCGACATTACCAAGGCGATGAAAAGACTGACGAATAG
- the gtf2f2a gene encoding general transcription factor IIF subunit 2 isoform X3, which translates to MSEKGEVDLTGAKQNTGVWLVKVPKYLSQQWAKATGRGDVGKLRICKKGNQGKAEVSFTLNEELTVIDGIEDKTVSAPRDHPFTMQSVGGQTLAVFTENSSDKIALEGVVVQRAECRPAVSESYMRLKRLQIEELAKPVRLSQQLDKAVTSNYKPVSNHTYNLEYDRKKKEEGKRARVDKQQVLDMLFSAFEKHQYYNIKDLVDITKQPVIYLKEILRDIGIYNVKGTHKNTWELKPEYRHYQGDEKTDE; encoded by the exons atgtcgGAGAAAGGAGAAGTGGATTTAACTGGTGCCAAGCAGAACACGGGCGTGTGGCTTGTAAAG GTACCCAAGTACCTCTCTCAGCAATGGGCAAAAGCGACCGGCAGAGGGGATGTGGGGAAACTGCGAATCTGCAA gaaaggaaaccaAGGAAAAGCAGAG GTGTCCTTCACTTTAAATGAAGAGCTAACTGTGATCGATGGTATAGAAGATAAGACGGTGTCTGCACCTCGCGATCATCCGTTCACCATGCAGTCAGTGGGAGGCCAGACGCTGGCGGTCTTCACAGAGAATTCCTCAG ATAAAATAGCCTTAGAGGGAGTGGTTGTGCAGAGAGCGGAGTGCAGACCTGCTGTGAGTGAAAGCTATATGAGGCTGAAGAG GTTACAAATTGAAGAGTTGGCCAAGCCAGTCAGGCTGTCCCAGCAGTTGGATAAAGCGGTCACCAGCAACTACAAACCTGTGTCCAACCATACCTACAAT CTTGAGTATGATCGGAAAAAGAAGGAGGAAGGCAAGAGGGCAAGAGTGGACAAACAGCAGGTGTTGGACAtgctgttttctgcttttgaaAAGCACCAGTACTACAACATCAAAGACCTAGTGGATATCACCAAACAGCCTGTG ATCTACTTGAAGGAAATCTTGCGTGACATTGGCATTTACAATGTGAAAGGAACACACAAGAATACCTGGGAGCTCAAACCAGAATACCGACATTACCAAGGCGATGAAAAGACTGACGAATAG